Below is a genomic region from Rosa chinensis cultivar Old Blush chromosome 5, RchiOBHm-V2, whole genome shotgun sequence.
GGGTGTGTTGCAACGACACCGGTCTGGATGTGTTGCAACGACGCCAGAATTTGGTGACAACGCCAAAACTGGGCAGCGACGATCTAGAAGAGGAAGCCGACCGGTCTGGGTGCTTTGTACTGACATCGGGAACTGAAGAAATTGATCCGGAGAGATGGAGGTGATCTGGAAAGACGAAGCCGGTCTTGAAAGTGAAGCTGATGTGGAAAGTGAAGTCAACCTTGAAAGGGACAGACGACCTTGAAAGAGACAGAGGACAAAGCCGATCTTGGATAGATAAAGGCTGATGTCGGTTGGAGATAACACCCTAACAAATTGGGTTCTAAAACTATTTTTCTCTAATTAAgagaaaattaagaaagaaccTAATAAGACCCTAGATCTAGAAACACAATTATAGAGAGAATTTAAAGAAACTGAAATGAGAAGTTGGTATATATTTTCATTAATTAAAGGAAGAAGTGGTTCTAGTACATATATAGTGATCCTTCTGAGACTGAAGGGAAGGAACTGGACAGGTGTCCAGGTCATGACTACCAACCTGCCAGCTCATAAGCATAAAAGACTAAACAACCAGCAAAGTTAAAGCATAAGAAACTACAATAAAAGATGGATGATTACTAGGCTCTTATCATCCCACCCCTCTTAGAGAAAATTCATAATCTTCAACTCTTGAATTCTGGAAACCGTAGCTGAAAGTTGTTAACTTCTTCCCAAGTTGCATCTTCTTCAGTCCCATTTCTCCATTGAATCAACCATTTCACTATTGGTGAATTCCCTTGCTTAAACAATCCTCTATCCAAAATCTTGTGAGGATATCAGTTCTCCTTGTTACAATCAAAACCCGGAGGAAGGTGTGGTGAAGTAATCACAGAATCACCAAGCTTCTTTTTTAGAAGTGAAACATGGAAAACAGGGTGAACTTTAGCAGTTCGAGGCAACTCCAATTTGTAGGCTACTTTTCCAATCCTGCTAATGATTTGAAAAGGACCAAAATATTTAGGGGCCAACTTTTGAGATTTCCTCACCTGCACTGATTTATGCCTGTAGGGTTGTAGCTTTAGGAAAACCCAATCTCCCACACTGAACTCTCTATCCGTGTGGTTTTGTCATAAAAGGATTTCATCCTCTGTTGTGCCTGCTTGAAGTTCCATTTCAAGGATGCCAACAATTCATCTCTACTTTTTAAAAGTAAATCAACTTGATGCACAGAAGTAGTACCTGAAACATAAGAATGAATTTGGGGAGGAGGGACCCCATATAGAGCTTGATATGGACTCATCTTGATAGCGGAGTGATGAGTGGTGTTGTACCACCACTCAGCCCAAGGAAGCAATTCTGGCCatttgcttttcttttgttCACAGATCATACTCCTTAAATATTGCTCAAGGACTCTATTTAAACACTCAGTCTGGCCATCGCTTTGGGGATGGTAAGCAGTACTCTTACCCAGCTTAGTCCCTTGAAGTTCAAAGAAACTTGTCCAAAAAGCACTGAGAAAGACCGGATCTCTGTCACTTATTATATGTTGTGGCATTCCATGCAGCTTGAACACTTCTTTCACAAACAGATCAGCTATTGACTTTGCTGTGTAGGGATGACTTAAGGCAATGAAATGGCCATATTTTGTCAACCTATCTACTACTaccaaaattgaagtttttccATCTACATTAGGGAGGCCATCTATAAAATCCATGGATATGTCAGTCCATACTCCTTCAGGGATTGAGTTGGGCTGAAGAAAACCAGGAGGTGCCAAGGTTTCATAATGCACCTGTTGGCACACCATACATTCAGACACAAAGGCCTTGACTTGTTTCTTTATACCGGGCCACAAGAAGCTCCTGGAAATTCTCTTATAAGTGCGTAGCCAACCCGAATGACCCCCTTCCTTTCCTCCATGAAACTCCTGCAGAATTTTGAGTCTCCAATCTGCCACATCAGGAACAAAGAATCTCTTCCTATACAACAAGTTACCATTGCTGATAGAGTAAAGTTTAGAAGCACTATTACCTTGTTCTACGCTCTCCATTAATTTTCTAGTATCCTCATCAGTTCTGCACACATTAGTCAATTCCTGCATGTAGTCCAACACTGGTCTAGAGATTCCCATTAACTGTTTAAGCTCAGCTTGTCGAGAAAGCACATCCGGAACTGTATTTTGGGATCCTGACCTGTAAACGATGCTATAGTCATACCCCAGTAATTTAAGTAACCACTTTTCTTGGGCAGGAGTAGTGATCCGCTGGTTGAGAAAGTACTGAATGGTTCTATGGTCTGTAATAATCTTGAAATGATGTCCCAAAAGATATGGTCGCCAATGCTGAACAGCAAACACTACTGCTAGCATCTCCTTATCATATACACTTAAAGCTAAATGTTTTGGGGCAAGGGATTTACTGAGAAATGCAATAGGGTGACCACTTTGTGAAAGAACAGCTCCAATACCCAAACCAGAAGCATCGCATTCGACTACAAATTCCTTAGAAAAGTCGGGCAAGGCAAGAATTGGAGTGGTAGTCATGACTAACTTGAGCTTCTCAAATGCTTGTTCTGCCTCTACAGTCCATATAAAATTATCCTTCTTGAGCATATCAGTCAATGGTTTTGCAATAATACCATAGTCCTTTGCAAACTTTCTATAGTATCCTGCCATTCCTAAGAAGCCTCGTAGACCTTTCAGTGTTGTGGGTTTCTGCCACCTCCTAATTACCTCAATTTTCGCTGGATCAACAGCCACACCCTTTTTCAGAAATTACGTGCCCCAAATACTCCACCTGCGAAGTCCCAAAAACACATTTGCTCATCTTAACCTTCAATTCATGTTCCTGCAACTTGGAAAAAACTAGGTTCAAATGTTCCAAGTGTTCCTCCCATGACCTGCTATAAATTAAAATGTCATCAAAAAAGACAAGAACAAATTTTCTCAAGTACTCCTTAAACACCTCATTCATTAGAGATTGAAATGTGGAAAGGGCATTAGTGAGGCCAAAGGGCATCACCAAAAATTCGTAGTGACCATGATGCGTCCGAAAAGCAGTTTTTGGCACATCTCTAGGGTGCATCCTGATTTGATGATAGCCCGATCGGAGGTCTAATTTCAAAAAGATAGTAGAACCATGCAACTCATCTAAGAGCTCATCTACAACCGGAATTGGAAATTTATCTTTTACAGTAATTGCATTTAAGGACCGGTAGTTGATGCACATCCTATTAgtgccatccttcttcttcacaaGTAGAACTGGTGATGAAAAAGGGCTGGTGCTTGGTTGAATCTCCCCTCCCATTAACAACTCATTACAAATTTTCTCCACTTCATTCTTTTGGAATTGAGGGTAGCGGTACGGTCGGACACTTACAGGTGTAGAACCAGGTAAGAGCTCAATTCTATGGTCATGCAATCTGTGTGGGGGTAAGGAAGTTGGTTTGTCAAACAAGTATGAGAACTTACTAATCAAAGTGGCAATCTGAGGATGTAAGGCTGTTTGGTTACTTTCTTGACCAGCCACTGCTAACAGTTGAATAAACATTGCCTGCTTTTCCTGCTTAAGAATTTTGGACATGGTACTCCAGTTAACCATAGTTGTATCCCCTGACGTCAACCCTTGCGAAAAATGGTCTTTCCCATCCACAGAGAACCTCATAGTCAGTTTGTCAAAGTTCCATACTATATCACCCAATGTCTTAAGCCATGATGCTCCTAATAAGGTCTCACACCCATTAACTGGTAAGACAAAAGCCTCAGTATCTATTGTAGAGCCTTGTAATTCCAAGCGCATTTGAACTGTGCCTGAAGTGGTGGAGTGCATGCCAAAAGCCGCAATTACCTTCAAATTTTTAGAACTATCCACTTGCAAATTCAGATTTTTAAGCACACAAGGATGAATGAAAGAGTGAGTAGCTCCACCATCAATTAACACATGCACCTCTTTTCTGTTGAACAAACCCTTCAATTGCATAGTCATTGGATTTTCAACTCCACCAATTACCTGTACATCAATATGAGGTTCTTCAATTTCACCCTCAGGTTCACTCATATCAATTAAATCTTCGAATGCTTGCTCTTCAGGCTTGACTTCCGATGTAGTTACCCCTTCAATGAGTAGTGCTCTGCCTTGATTGTGAGGTTTTTTGCAAACATGTCCACCCGAGTATGGTTCAtcacaaaagaaacaaagtccCCTGGCTCTTCTATTATGATAATCCACTTGTGACCATTTGTTATTATTGTCAGTTGATGTCCCTTTAGGTTTAACATGAATTGGGGTTTGGTGTCTACCACCAAGGGTGTTTCCTCTATGTTGAGGACCAATCTCTGAGAAGTTGGGTCTGGTATAGTACTGTTGTGGTCGAGAGCGTTTGGGTACTAAGTATTTCTCCTCAAAAATTGTTGCTAATTCATAAGCTTGGTATAATGAAGTAGGATTCATAGCACGCACATCCACCCTGATATCTTCTTTGAGGCCTCCAATAAAACATGATAGCAAAGCACCCTCTGAAAATCCAATGGCTCTTCTTGAAAGTTTATTGAACTGGGACTTAAACTCAGTCACAGTTCCAGATTGTCGTAGCTTGGCTAGAGCAGACTGACAATCCACCATGGTATGTGAGCCAAATTCCCTCATTAGTAACGCAGCAAACCCTTGCCAATTTCCAGGATACTGGTGGCGGAATAGATGCCAAACATCACAGCTTCATCAACTAAATGCATAGCGGCGATAGACACTTTCCGATCATCAGGAATTTGATATAGTTCAAAATACTGCTCAGCCTTATTAAGCCATTGCAAGGGATCACCATCTCCAAATGTGGCAAACTCCAACCTCATTTGTCTCATGGCTTCGTTCCCATGGGAGCGTCGCGCAAGGGCGGCACCAACCTTCAACCATCGAAGGAACTTTCGGCCATCGAGATGGATTATTTGGCACAATAAGCGGCAGCAGAGGCTCAGCTCCAAGCGGTGCGCGACTCGGTTGACGAAATTCGCTCTGCCCAGGAGTTGATTCGTTCTGAAAATGCTGAGATTCATGCTCTGATTCGCTCTGAAAAAGCTGAGATTCATGCTCAGAATGCAGAGTTTCGCTCTCAGCTGTTGGAGGAACTTCGGGCTCTTCGAGTCAATTCTGTGACCCGCTCCGACCCTGTTCCTGTCTCTCCGAACCTGCCGCATTCCGGCTCTCTTCCGGCCTCTCAACCAGCAAACTCGAGGGTTTCAGTCTCAGAACCAATTTGTCCTGAAGGGTTAAGGGTTTTGAGCATCACTCTTAAGGACGTTTCTTCAGGTATACTTGCTCCTGCTAATACTCATGTTACTTCTGGGTCTAGTACTAATATACAACGTGGTAAACAGTCCATTTGTTGTTAGTGATGTTCCTAGTGGCAGTAAGTTGatgaatgatgctttcaaaggcAGAGATAGAGTTAACATCGAGGATTGGGAAGGTTGGCAACACCCATCTCAATTTTATCAACATACTGTTGGACCCTCTTATCATGATTTTAATTTACAGCATTAGGCCTCACAATCATTCAATATACCAGTTTCACACATGGGTTATCAAGGGTATAATTCTTCCAATGTGCCTCCCCCTAATTTGGGGTATACTTCTGGTAATCCTACGTATGGTGGCTCTGGAAATTCTATATATGGTGGTTTTGGGCATTTGGGTCCCTCAGGTTGTCAATCATCTGTGCCCCCATGGCTAGCAAAGCCTAGCAGCAGCATCAATTCTACTCATTGGAATTCGATACCAAGCGGCAATAATACGACTCATAGCAGACCCTCATTGCCGTTCGCTGTGAATCACTATCTTACCACCCATATGCCAACGCAGACACTCATAGTTCAAGCTCCATCAACTTATTCTACAGTTCAAGCATCACAACCTCAGTTTCATACTCAACGACCACAAGTTCATTCACATATGTATCAATCATCAAAAACTCAATTACCCCAATTTCAATTgcaacctggctctgataccagataaTAAGACCCTAGATCTAGAAACACAATTATAGAGAGAATTTAAAGAAACTGAAATGAGAAGTTGGTATATATTTTCATTAATTAAAGGAAGAGGTGGTTCTAGTACATATATAGTGATCCTTCTGAGACTGAAGGGAAGGAACTGGACAAGTGTCCAGGTCATGACTACCAACCTGCCAGCTCATAAGCATAAAAGACTAAACAACCAGCAAAGTTAAAGCATAAGAAACTACAATAAAAGATGGATAATTACTAGGCTCTTATCAGAAccaagagacaaagtcctttttgGATCTTTGCTATGATACCAACTCAAATAAAACaaggttgagagaatgaattttctgatatttgattcatctcacagtggaggtatataaagtgGATTACAGGAATACAATTGACTTACGTCTCTATTCTTTACCACACATAGAacaggtaagtactaactacgatACAATTACAATATATTACATCCCTGATATTAtgccatgactcacgctaacatatTGTAGAGTCTTGATGAACATAAGAGAAGCAAGTGGCTAAACATTTGATCAAGCCTAAAGGCAATACTATCTTTTGTCTGAAGGGTGGAAGTTTAGATTTAAAGAAACATAACCATACATTTGAAACACTCTGGAGAACTTACTAATTTGTTATTTTTGGTCATTCAATAATAAAAGTATTGTGAGAAAGGAACAAGAATGGTGGTGGAGGATTGAAACCTTGTACTGAGAACCTTAAACCAAAGATGACCACCATAAGTCAAATAGATTTATGCACATGATGGAAATTTTGAAGCTGGAATTAGACAAGTTTGCCATTTATACTTGTAGCAAGCAAAACTACTCCTTTGTTTCAACGTTAGGAAGGTATGGATGAATGCAGTAGCATCATGAAACACTTAATTTCTCAGTTTGTTCTACCGGTTCTGCTAACTTCTTCTGCAGAGCTTATATCTCCATGACTTACGACACTCCAAAATGGAAACTCAACTTTACTTTACAAGTCCAAATCTGCAGTCTGGTCAATtcatattaatggtttttaattgCGCTACAGCAATGCAGAGTTTTGATCATCCAACCTATAACTTGGCTACCTGCTGCAAAGAATGGATATAATAATCTTTTCAAGgaaaaaactaaaatttttgGAAACTTAGAAGATTAAAACTCATACCAATTTGACATGACGAAATTCGAGTTAAAGCCCATACTTGTCAGATCCAATTCCTCCATTGATAGAGAACTCTCGAGCAACTCCGGTGGGTGATTACCACCCAATTCCAAAACTTACAACCCAATTGAATACAATTGAATTCTTGTTTGAAGAACCCAGCTATGTGGCTTAAAAGATAATTAAAGTCTGTAGGTACAACTTTTGTACTtgtcgtattggcattcccatacaaagagTCCCTTTACTGATCTCAGGAAAACAGGTAAATGCATTTGCATAAGCATGGGGACGGTTTAttgtggagtccgattttggaaagtaggtttTTGATTTTATGAATTTACGATTTTAATGGTCTTCTGATTGTTAAATTCATAGTATTGATGTCCTAGGGTTTGTTAGGCTGTCTCTATTCCTAATTGCCTTTTTCCTTAAGATTTGTGGAGCTCCTTTAAGGGAAGTTTCTTTCCTAATTAATGTGTATTAGGGTAACATCTTTTAAAAGGATGTTGTGGCCGTCAGTTCGGTTGTGAGGAAGGAACATACACGGTCAAAGGAATATATTCCAGAAAGCAAGATTTTTGAGAGGATCTTGCTTGGTAGTTTTGTACTGAAGTCTTCACAAAAAGAGTCATGCACTTGGTCCATGAATAAGTGTCATTGATTGTGCTCTCATATGCATATaactctcttgagatcagtagagagacggtgaagaaagaagagcgaGATTTGAAGAttgttcaagtgaaggagttcaagaacgaagacaaactttgtattagattttgtgtgaatcttatagccgagctagtgctattcaaagtttgtaaaagaacatatccttttcaatatgatgatctttattttgggttcttaaaagtaagagccccgcagtgtttttaatctcatattttgagattttcactgcgtaaccaaaagtCTGGAGTTTGGTTCATTGTTTCTGATATCTGCCCAGTAGGGATTGATCCATACACTGCAATCctcgttttccagaaaatcatattctgtccttATATTTTCAAAGTCTGTAAGCGACACTTCGGCATAATTTTTCTAAACACATGATCAAATTAGATTTAGAAGACTTTATATATGTAGACCTTGAGAgttgtttgttttcttgtttttatgttttcagAATTTCAGGCCCTTtatgtaaccaaaaaaaggTTCTGAACACTTTGGCTtcctttgttaaaaaaaaaaaaaaaaaaatcgaaacacTTTTTATAAAGggcaaaataataatttaataaaagttaaagtgttttatttatttgtttcttggGTCAAAACGGTCGCACTCGACTCTCTGAGTCTCATATGCTTCAACATCACTGGAAAGGCTGGAGAAAGCAAAACACATAGCAACAAGTCGAACAGCGAACAATGGAGAGCAGTGAAGAAGAGGACGATCTCCCACTCATAGAGAGCATCACTTCCCAGTCCAAAGTCGACTTTCTTAACCAATCCCACGCCGAAaaggttcttcttcttcgtccctCTTTTGCCTTTGTTCAGTTGATGATAAATTGTTGGAATTCAGTAAAAGACAATGCCTTTCGTCTTCCTTGAAGTTCTCTAGTCATCAAAGCTTGCACATTTGGTTTTCCCATGTTTTATTTCGTCCTGTTCGATCAATTTTTGCACCCAAGTTTCGAGCTCTCTGAGGGTGTTTTGAGTGTTTGCAATTTCATATTAAGCAAAGATGTTGAGTCTTTGATACTATCTTAACTGAAATTTGTTTCTTCAACATTACATGGGTTTTCAGTTCTTTTGAGTATAGATTGTGGGAATAGTTGTATTTTCCATCTGGGTAATCTCTATTCCAAGCTGTAGTTGTGAAAGGGTTTATCTTTACAATTTAACGCTGAAAGTGTTTATCTTTTTCCTAATTCCTAATCATCTCAATTGGCTTTTGATTTCCTACTGAATAAAACTACTTCAAGTAATCTGTGCCTTCTGAGTTCAGGTTTAGTTTTTGCAGAATTGTATGCATTTTTATAGTCACTTTAGTTTAGGGGTTCTTAAGGGCTGGTTACTGTTGGTTGTTAACTGTGGTAGTCTTGTTGGTACTCCTTCTGTTGTTATTGTTCCGTAAGAAATTTTTGTTATGTTATTGTCACTGTTACTTTAAATCATACTTGTAATCTGAGAGAAGATAATGACATTCTTATAACCTACGTACTTGTTATATCTGCAGGGAATTATAACCTATACATACTCGTATATATCTCCCGCTTTTGCTGTGACATGCGCTCAGAACTGGAGCCTGGAGCCTCAAGTCTGAAGCCTGAAGAGAGCAAAGCTAAAGCAGTCTTAAAATGGAGAGTAGTGAAGGAGAAGAGGTTTCCTATCATTAAAGGCATCACTCCCCTGTCCAAAGTTGACTCTTTTTACCAATCCCACACCGAAaaggtttcttcttctttttccctctCAGTTCACTTAATGATAAATTGTTGGACATCAGTAAAACACTATGCCTTTACTCTTCCTCCAACTTTTCTCTAGTTATCAAAGCTTGCACATTTGGGTGTCACATGGTGTATTCCATTCGGTTTTGATCAATTATTTTGGACCCAGTTTCGAGCACTTTGAGCTGTTTGAGAGCTCGCAATTTTAAATTAACCAAAGATGTTGAGTTTGATACCTTTTCAACtgcatttgtttctttattacaTGGGTTTTCAGTTTCTTTGAGTATGGATTGTAAGGAACAGTTGTATTTGCCATCTGGGTAATGTCTATCTTTTCCATTGTTTTTTATTCATTGTATGAAAAATCACTACTTTCTTCGTTTTCCCTTAGTTTAAAATCTCGGCATTGTGAGTTTATGTCCAGTTTTTTCCTGATTTGTATGCAAAAATATGTAAAATAGTTTGGAAGTATTATTTCCATGAGCTCATTTTCCGTCCTTTTCTCTTCCTTTGAAAGTATAGCTTTAATCTCTCGATTCCTTATGGGATGCAATATGCTAAATTGAAAGTTGTTTGCTCTGGGTTCTGTTGACATTTAATTACCTCTTGTTGATATATTTTGGATCATTCATTGTCAGACTGTCCAGTGACTGAGGATATAAATTTCATCTGATCAGGTTTGCTCCATCCCCTGATCCATCACTAAGTATTGAGTTTTATGAGCAAACTCCAGAGCAACAATCAGTGTTAGGGTATGTTGTTGACTCCTCACAAACAGGACATGCTCATGATGTAGCATCAACGAATCCAATTGGTCCTGACCAGGAGCAAAGAGTACCTCATGGTTCCATTGGTGCAGCAGCTGGTCATCGAGCCATTTCTCAGAGTAATGCTGAGAAAATTTCTGAAGCTTTGTTTCAATACTCTGCACCATAGCAGGTACATCAACtattagataattttttttatttagtatTCGACAATTCTATATCTATGTGTCCATTTGTAAATTTTTCAACTTTACTTTTTCCCTCGTATGTTGACAGGTGATAAGTTCCCATCAACATGCGGAACTTGTACTGCAAAATGTGAGACTCGAATGTTTGTCACCCGTATCCTTTGTGTCTTTTTACCCTTTAGATTGTGAAATAAGTTGCGAAATTCTGATGCTTGTGGTTACCGCAATTCTGAGGTTTGTATTGATCTgcttgttctctctctctctctctctctctctctctctcatgcttCAATGGTAATTGTTGCTCTCTTGTGCAGTTGAAGCCTGGTGGAAGAATTCCCGATAAACGGAAGAATACTCTCTGCGTGAAGAATGTAGATCTTAGTTGTGATGTCATAATGGTATATGCTTCGCTCTTATTGTATCTTATCATCATGTCGTAATCTGTGCATTTAACTTAATTTTCCATACACCAGTGAGATGTGCCTGACATTGCATCTTTCTAGGCTTGACTGCACTATTTTGGGGGATAATGAATTGTCGTAGTTGAATTTAGGACCTGCTGGTTAAGAACCTAGGGCCATTTAAATTTTATCATCTTGCAGTGGTCAGAGGCTAATAATTAAAATGTTATCACACGATTAAATTTGATGGGGTTTTCTCTGCCTTTATGGTTTGAGGGTGAGGCAGCTGTAAGATTGGGGAGTTGCAGTAATATGTAAATGAGAACTTGCTGATATCGTCCATTTAGTGCTGTTgaatactttttctttttgggtataAAGTCCTAAACCATCTGACAAACCTTTATGTCGGATCAGTCGGACACTGCAGGTGTGAAAATTCCGGAGCTTTATTTGGAGCTGGCTAGTGGGAACTATCGAAGGGTTGATCACAAATATTTGTGAAAgtatgttttgattttgaatgtgTTGTCTGTGCCATCCTGTTGTGTGATTCTTTTTTATTCTCTTCATTTATATTGAGTAGGTAACTTAAAAGTTGGAATTTGACAGTAATGTCTCTGCTACTTCCCTGTAATTGATTTTGGTTATGGTCTTGAGTTTGTATGATACATAATTAATTCCTCTGTGCTGGTCTTGAGAGAGTGCATGTATTTTCTTTCGGAGATAGTCATGATCAAAATAAGGAAAGCAAGCGGTTAAACTTTACAGCAAGCCTTATAGTTGGCGTTAAATAGAATGTGAAATTGTGGACTAGTTCATTTAACAATAGATGATACATTGGAGGACTAAACACTCCTGTACAAGAAACTACTCACAAGTTGCAACAATAATTTACTTCCTCAGAtgatgaattttttcttttgttcatgACCTCTCTCCGTTGAATGCAGCATCAGAGTTTAGAAGAGCCTTTTACTTTAATCtgtaagagaaaaaaaaaatggcacaaaaaaaaaaatctgtaagAGAAACTATTTGAGTTTTCGTTTTTCCTATGTGTTCTTTTGCTTGTCTGCAATGCTCTGCATGAAAGTATGAACGCGTCAGTGGACTTGTTCCACGAGAAGGGTGTCTGATTTGTCCAACTTGTAATTAAAATAACACGGCACTAACGTTAAAATGGCTTATTTATTCCATGTTTTTGGATTTAGATAAAGTATTGTCAACGTTCACAGCATATATATACAATTCAGTTAAACATCAGATCTACATATGGTCTAGAAAATATTAGCAAAATACTTGTGGATAGCTGGCTGGCTTCTTAATTTGTCAATGAATACTATTAGTTAAGTCTTCAGTCCATGTGTAATAGAGGCAAAGTCTTCTTTTACAAAGTCTCTTCACATTGCATTAACAAGAATGAGCCCGTCAATGGATTTGTTTCACTAGAAGATttataatttgtaattaataTGTACTAACGTTGAAATGGTTTTATTATTCCGTGTTTTTGGGTTTAGATAGTTTTGTCAACGCTTTTTTGGGTTTACAGCATATATATACAACTCAGCTAAATATCAGATCTACATGTATATGATCTAGAAAATATTAGGAAAAGACTTGTGGATAGCTAGCCTCTTAATTTGTTAATGAATACTATTAGTTAACTGCCTCAAAAGATATTAATTAGATCCTTCAGTACCATGTGTAATAGAGGCAAAGATATTATTTTCTTGACGTGTACCAatcgttgagatttgagaagttTGAGAGGTCATGCAAGCAGAGCGAGGAGTTGGGTCTAGGTGACAATGACACCTCTTCCGCTGATGCTGCACATATCACTCAGGA
It encodes:
- the LOC112203212 gene encoding uncharacterized protein LOC112203212; the protein is MVDCQSALAKLRQSGTVTEFKSQFNKLSRRAIGFSEGALLSCFIGGLKEDIRVDVRAMNPTSLYQAYELATIFEEKYLVPKRSRPQQYYTRPNFSEIGPQHRGNTLGGRHQTPIHVKPKGTSTDNNNKWSQVDYHNRRARGLCFFCDEPYSGGHVCKKPHNQGRALLIEGVTTSEVKPEEQAFEDLIDMSEPEGEIEEPHIDVQVIGGVENPMTMQLKGLFNRKEVHVLIDGGATHSFIHPCVLKNLNLQVDSSKNLKVIAAFGMHSTTSGTVQMRLELQGSTIDTEAFVLPVNGCETLLGASWLKTLGDIVWNFDKLTMRFSVDGKDHFSQGLTSGDTTMVNWSTMSKILKQEKQAMFIQLLAVAGQESNQTALHPQIATLISKFSYLFDKPTSLPPHRLHDHRIELLPGSTPVSVRPYRYPQFQKNEVEKICNELLMGGEIQPSTSPFSSPVLLVKKKDGTNRMCINYRSLNAITVKDKFPIPVVDELLDELHGSTIFLKLDLRSGYHQIRMHPRDVPKTAFRTHHGHYEFLVMPFGLTNALSTFQSLMNEVFKEYLRKFVLVFFDDILIYSRSWEEHLEHLNLVFSKLQEHELKVKMSKCVFGTSQVEYLGHVISEKGCGC